The nucleotide window ATGGTGTTAAAATTATGAATGATGATGATAGAAAAGAGGGAAAGATGATATAAGAACTGTCAGTTATAATGATCATTGAAGAGCATATAagcttacatttacataatatactTCCCAAGTCTGAGAGAATTTGACGTATCATGACTGGCACAGTTGTTATACACCCTTGCAAATGAAGTTTAGGgagggggtatactggaatcaccttgtccgcctgtctgtccgtccatctgtctgtagacATGATATCTCCAGAGTATAACactgagaaaaatatttgtttaaaactttatatcttatatgaataaggaagttgtgcacctgctattttgatggagttttatttcaatattatagaaaattatagatttttttcttccttttgAGTGAGTGTTGTCATTGTCCAAGGCATGAatagatttgattcaaactttttattgatattttttaacatATTAAATGTTAAAGTAAATTATTAATGTATTttcttctctctttttttcAGGTTATCTTAAAATCCAAtaaacagatttgattcaaacatttttatgaaGATTGTTAAAATTAAAGGAAGTTCTGgatatttttttcccattttAAGGGTGTTGTTGTGTTATGTTGTCATTGTCCAGAGTGCATGCATATCTTAAAAACCATTTATTCTTCATTGAGTGCAAATTCACTATATGTGTATTTCCGACATCCAATGTGTCCTGCAGGGGGTATATGTCCTGTTAGGACAGTTATAGTCAAGATGAAAGGCTACACCACCACTAGGATTCAGAGTGGGATTATATTTATTTGACTTTTCGTAATCTTTTGACATCTGCTTTAACAAGAATTATATTTACAactgtatattgtacatgtatgacccttaagtttgtatatattttatctgTGATATAATTTTGGCACAGAATCAGGAGGGGTTTGGGGGTGTCACTATATTGTTAACAAACACCATTTTCTAGCAATGATCTAAAATGCTTAAATCACTATTGAAATCCATGGAATTAGCAATCTccataaaagaaaatataacagTATGGAAAACATTTCATGCATTTTTTCCCATGTATATTATCAGGTAAATCAAAACTGGTTGCAAGGAAGGACTTTCTAAGGAAGGTGAGAATTCATCATTTAAACTTCGTCCTGACAATTTGAAAACTGTCATTTTAGCTCAACTGAACTTTTCAGATCAACGTTCTTAGTCCGCTGATGTCATATTTTAATTTTGACTTATCCAGAACCAATAGTATTATAGTACTTATTGTTATTAGCAGAATATGTTGCTGTGTAGGACGGTATTATAATAAATGAAAACTgctataaactttttttttttttttttttacattattcaAATTAAATTGAAATGGAGTAAAATGTTAACTCTTGAGCTGTTGTAGTATATGCATGATGTACATGAACTATAGGTTTTGTTTTATAACAACATTGTGGGttataatatcatattttttatttcctgttAGAAAACTGGTATTTACAGTCGCAATGATCAGCCTCTTGGATCTCTTCTCAAGGAGATGGGTGAGAAAGATTTCGAGTACCTCAGGAAAGAGCGTTTGTACAATCTACggaaaaaatgtgaaaaagcGCAAGAAGCCAAACTCGTAAAGAAGAATGTGCCTGCCAAAAAACTGGGTCACATCATTGTCAATGACCAGTATAAGGTGTTATACTGCTACATTCCTAAGGTGGCGTGCACCAACATGAAGCGCGTCTTCTTGATCCTCACAGGTAAGATGAACAGCACAAATCCGTTGGCTCTGAAAAGTGGGGATGTTCACATGAAATTGGATAAACATCTGAAATATTTAGATTCTTACCCAGAGGAAGAAGTGCCAGAGATTCTTAGAACATACAAAAAGTTGATATTTGTAAGGGAGCCGCTGGAAAGGTTATTGTCTGCTTATCGGAACAAATTTACTGAAAAAAGTCCCTACTTTCATAAGAGGTTTGGACGAAGAATTATACGCAGGTTTCGAAATGGATATAATGGATCGCAAGAAATTCTGGGTAATGACGTCACCTTCCTGGAATTTGTCAAATACATTACGCATCCAAACACGATAGAGAATGAAGGCTATAATGAGCACTGGGCGCATTATTCTGCCCTCTGTCATCCATGTCATGTCCAGTATGACTTTGTGGGGAAATACGAGACCATCGACGAAGACGTCAACTTTGTCctaaaagatttgaaaattgacCAGTTGATAGCATTTCCAAGAAGAAATGCTACGTACCGAAAATCCAAGACCAAGGACCAGCTGGAGTCCTTCTACAGTACGATTCCAAAAGATCTCCTGGGGAAGTTATGGAAGATCTATCATACCGATTATCGTTTGTTTGACTATCCTTACCCAGCGGTCCTGGAGAAATTCTTGGCCCCTGAGGAAGATGTTTAGTGACAGAGTAACAGTGAGATTTCTTTTTGATGTCCCTTACAACTGCCAAAGTTGCCAAAGTTGAAAAATTCCCACCATGTGTTTTGATGATGTTTTCACATATGactgtgtgtgtattttttagCCCTTTACTTTGAAAGTAacaattttttattctttatctGGTTTATGTGTTGTTACGAATGTGCTAGATTTACTCAGAAATCCACCAGAGCCTGACAGGTACATGTGATTGCATtctttttatatgatatatatgaaacattttacgAATCACTACATTAATAccatttatgatatatacaactGTGTATAGTCACTCGTGTCGTAATTTTCAGAACAGGTGCAATAATCAGAAGGAAAAAAAACCTCACACATTTGCCTATAATATTGTATGGTGCAGTTTTGATGGTGTCTGATTTAGATATACTGGGCAAAATTAGAATGATGCACATATGTAACTTGTAAAAATAGCCTCACTAGAAATCcatgcttcatgaaaagtatgcaaGCAGGAACCTTCATGCTTCATGTACCCTCATACAtgttcaaaaatgaattttatttcttctatttacattctactttctgTTAGAATATTCCTAGTCATTAAAATAGGTgtactatatatgtattttttatgcccccccccccccccctgagatcaaagatcggggggtggggggggggtattgtttttgtcctgtctgtcaatctgtctgaaactttaaccttgctaataagttttgaacagtaagtgctagagctttgatatttcacatgagtattccttgtgacaagaccttttgacccttgaccttggcatttgacctactttttaaaaacaaattgacattggtcattgcttctaaatggtaaacattagagctttcatattgcacatgagtatttc belongs to Ostrea edulis chromosome 7, xbOstEdul1.1, whole genome shotgun sequence and includes:
- the LOC130048171 gene encoding carbohydrate sulfotransferase 11-like, with the translated sequence MRVRMKKLRNFVLTAFVSIAVLFLYSMWSNPIGQSSKSKLVARKDFLRKKTGIYSRNDQPLGSLLKEMGEKDFEYLRKERLYNLRKKCEKAQEAKLVKKNVPAKKLGHIIVNDQYKVLYCYIPKVACTNMKRVFLILTGKMNSTNPLALKSGDVHMKLDKHLKYLDSYPEEEVPEILRTYKKLIFVREPLERLLSAYRNKFTEKSPYFHKRFGRRIIRRFRNGYNGSQEILGNDVTFLEFVKYITHPNTIENEGYNEHWAHYSALCHPCHVQYDFVGKYETIDEDVNFVLKDLKIDQLIAFPRRNATYRKSKTKDQLESFYSTIPKDLLGKLWKIYHTDYRLFDYPYPAVLEKFLAPEEDV